A window of the Cucurbita pepo subsp. pepo cultivar mu-cu-16 chromosome LG01, ASM280686v2, whole genome shotgun sequence genome harbors these coding sequences:
- the LOC111804004 gene encoding pentatricopeptide repeat-containing protein At5g15300, giving the protein MIRKRTNDNVSSNRFQRSSLWQKCTNFRALKQVHAFLVINGFNSSPSALRELIFLSAIAVSGTMHYAHQVFAQITEPDIFMWNTMIRGSAQSLAPASAVSLYAQMENRGVKPDKFTFSFVLKACTKLSWVKLGFGIHGKVVKFGFQSNTFVRNTLIYFHANCGDLSTARALFDASAKRDVVPWSALTAGYARRGELDVARQLFDEMPIRDLVSWNVMITAYAKLGAMEKARKLFDEAPNKDVVTWNAMIAGYVLSGLNREALEMFDAMRDVGQRPDDVTMLSILSATADLGDLEVGKKIYRSIFDMYCGDISVLLGNALIDMYAKCGSIENALDVFRAMRDKDTSSWNSIIGGLAFHGHAKESINLFQEMMRLKIRPNEITFVGVLVACSHAGKVQEGRMYFNLMRDSYKIEPNIKHYGCMVDILGRAGLLIEAFDFIDTMEIEPNAIIWRTLLGACRVHGDVELGRRANEQLLKMRKDESGDYVLLSNIYASKGEWDGVEKVRKLMDDGGVKKEAGRSMIDADNSFLMNFLFDSKPKFVEESS; this is encoded by the coding sequence ATGATCCGAAAGAGAACGAATGATAATGTTAGCTCCAACCGCTTTCAACGCTCTAGCTTATGGCAGAAATGCACCAATTTTCGTGCTTTGAAGCAAGTTCATGCTTTTTTGGTCATCAATGGCTTTAATTCAAGCCCCTCTGCCCTCAGAGAACTTATTTTCCTAAGTGCTATAGCTGTTTCTGGAACAATGCACTATGCCCATCAAGTGTTTGCTCAAATTACTGAACCGGATATCTTCATGTGGAACACCATGATCAGGGGTTCGGCTCAGAGTCTGGCGCCTGCAAGCGCTGTTTCTCTTTACGCACAGATGGAAAATCGTGGGGTTAAGCCTGATAAATTTACCTTCTCCTTTGTTCTCAAGGCATGTACTAAACTTTCTTGGGTTAAGTTAGGATTTGGGATTCATGGGAAGGTTGTGAAGTTTGGGTTTCAATCCAATACATTTGTAAGGAatactcttatttattttcatgctAATTGCGGCGATTTGAGCACTGCAAGAGCACTTTTTGATGCCTCTGCTAAAAGGGATGTTGTGCCTTGGTCAGCTTTGACAGCAGGGTATGCAAGAAGAGGGGAATTGGATGTTGCACGACaactgtttgatgaaatgccaATAAGAGACTTGGTCTCGTGGAATGTGATGATAACAGCATATGCAAAGCTCGGGGCGATGGAGAAGGCAAGGAAACTGTTTGATGAAGCTCCGAACAAAGATGTCGTCACGTGGAATGCAATGATTGCGGGATACGTTCTATCGGGATTGAACAGGGAAGCTCTGGAGATGTTTGATGCAATGAGAGATGTGGGACAAAGGCCAGATGATGTGACAATGTTGAGTATCTTATCTGCTACTGCTGATTTGGGAGACTTGGAAGTTGGAAAGAAGATATACCGTTCCATTTTCGATATGTATTGTGGAGATATAAGTGTTCTTCTTGGTAATGCACTTATAGACATGTATGCCAAATGTGGAAGCATTGAGAACGCTCTGGACGTGTTCCGAGCGATGAGAGATAAAGATACCTCCTCATGGAATTCAATAATAGGAGGATTGGCTTTTCATGGACATGCCAAGGAATCCATAAATCTGTTTCAAGAAATGATGAGGTTGAAAATCAGGCCAAATGAGATCACTTTTGTTGGTGTGTTGGTTGCTTGTAGTCATGCTGGGAAAGTACAAGAAGGGCGTATGTATTTTAATCTCATGAGAGACTCGTATAAAATCGAGCCGAATATCAAGCATTACGGATGTATGGTTGACATCTTGGGGCGAGCCGGGTTATTGATTGAAGCATTTGATTTTATAGACACAATGGAGATTGAACCTAATGCCATCATTTGGAGAACACTGCTAGGGGCTTGTAGAGTACATGGAGATGTCGAGTTGGGAAGGCGTGCCAACGAGCAATTACTCAAAATGAGGAAGGATGAGAGTGGGGATTATGTACTCCTATCTAACATATATGCATCAAAAGGTGAGTGGGATGGTGTCGAGAAAGTACGAAAGTTGATGGATGATGGTGGGGTGAAGAAGGAGGCAGGTCGTAGTATGATCGATGCAGATAATAGCTTTctaatgaattttttgttcGACTCAAAGCCGAAGTTCGTCGAAGAAAGTAGTTAA
- the LOC111804020 gene encoding NAC domain-containing protein 92-like — translation MQNHSVMRNPNQNHAGEEDHIELPPGFRFHPTDEELVTHYLTPKVLDPNYSAAAIGEADLNKSEPWELPGKAKMGEKEWYFFCIKDRKYPTGMRTNRATESGYWKATGKDKEIFRGKRIVGMKKTLVFYRGRAPKGEKSNWVMHEYRLEGRSPLSPNLLKPIKTEWVICRIFYKSSGDKRTHISELLPHKHISDGNGNGNSPALPPLMEYSHLQTPYTYDARASRVTCFSNNPLLHETKPYTNADMLYNTNSLPPFSYPNPPPDSGWPPGNSIVKMLLENQTGGGSGLHYNNNNNNNNNQVFSHGIGMMEEDPHDPSSADDPIDLENLWNY, via the exons ATGCAAAACCATTCCGTCATGAGGAATCCCAATCAGAACCACGCCGGAGAAGAAGACCACATCGAATTGCCGCCGGGCTTCCGCTTCCACCCCACGGACGAGGAGCTAGTCACCCACTACCTCACCCCCAAAGTCCTCGACCCCAATTACAGCGCCGCCGCCATCGGCGAGGCCGATTTGAACAAATCCGAGCCCTGGGAATTGCCTG GGAAGGCAAAAATGGGGGAAAAGGAGTGGTATTTTTTCTGTATTAAGGACAGGAAATACCCAACTGGGATGAGAACGAACAGGGCGACGGAGTCAGGGTACTGGAAGGCCACTGGGAAAGACAAGGAGATTTTTAGAGGTAAAAGAATTGTGGGTATGAAGAAAACATTGGTTTTTTACAGAGGAAGAGCCCCAAAAGGAGAGAAATCCAATTGGGTTATGCACGAGTACCGTCTCGAAGGCAGATCCCCCCTTTCCCCTAATCTTCTCAAGCCCATAAAG ACTGAATGGGTGATTTGCCGAATCTTCTACAAGAGCTCTGGGGACAAGCGCACGCACATCTCCGAATTGCTACCACACAAGCATATCTCCGACGGCAACGGCAACGGCAACTCACCCGCTCTTCCACCGCTGATGGAATATTCCCATTTACAAACGCCGTACACCTATGACGCACGTGCATCACGCGTGACCTGCTTCTCCAACAATCCATTACTTCACGAAACAAAACCCTACACCAACGCCGACATGCTTTACAACACCAACTCCCTGCCGCCGTTTTCTTACCCAAACCCGCCGCCAGATTCCGGTTGGCCTCCCGGAAATTCCATCGTGAAAATGTTGCTGGAGAATCAAACCGGCGGCGGAAGTGGTTTacattacaataataataataataataataataatcaagtATTTAGCCATGGAATTGGAATGATGGAGGAAGATCCTCATGACCCATCATCAGCTGATGATCCAATTGACCTTGAAAATCTTTGGAACTATTGA